The Roseimicrobium gellanilyticum DNA segment CGCAGTCACGCCCACGCCTCGCACCACGCTATGATTGCCACTCTGGACCTTCCGGACTACCGCACGCAGACGCCCGCGGTCGCGGAACGCTTTGCGAAGCTGAAGCAGCGCCCGCCGGTCCTCTCCGTGCGGGGGCTGGAGAAGCGTTTTCCTTCGCCGCAGGGTGAGGTCACCGCACTCAAGAACATCAACTTTGATGTGCATCGTCGCGAGTTCATGTGTGTGGTGGGTCAGTCCGGCTGTGGAAAGTCCACGCTCATCCGCATGCTCGCGGGATTGGAGACACCCAGTGGTGGCGAACTGCTCGTGGATGGCAAGCCTGTGCGTGGACCAGGACGCGATCGAGGTATGGTGTTCCAGGGGTACACGCTTTTTCCGTGGCTTACAGTGAAGGCGAATGTGATGTTCGGCCCGCTGATGGCGGGCAAGGCGAAGTACACTGCCGAGTCCGAAGCTCGCCAGTGGATCGAATTGGTGGGGCTCAGCAAGTTTGAGGATGCCTATCCGCACCAGCTTAGCGGCGGCATGAAGCAGCGCGTGGCCATTGCACGTGCCCTGGCGAACGAGCCGCGCATTCTTTTGATGGACGAACCCTTCGGCGCACTGGATGCACAGACACGTGCGCAGATGCAGAGCTATCTGCTGCAGATTTGGAAGAACATCGACATCACCATCCTCTTCATCACGCATGATCTGGATGAAGCCGTGTACCTCTCGGATCGCGTGCTCGTGCTGGAAGCTCGCCCGGGACGCGTGAAGGAAATCATCGAGGTGCCTGTGCCGCGCCCGCGTGACTTCTCGCAGATTGCGCTGCCCGAGTTCATGGCGACGAAGAATCGTCTGCAGGAGCTCATCCATCCCGAGTCTGAAAGGAAAGAAGACAAGCTGCCCATGCTGCGTCTCACCACGGTGGGTGATGATGTGGAATAGGGCGAAGAGGAACGGAGGTCGAGCGTCGGCGCTATCGATTTTGAGGTCGCCTCTGGCCGTGGGGGTTCACAGAATATATTTGCAGAGACGGAACACCGCCGGCGCGATTCCGCATCATGGAGCAGGGCGCACTTCACGGGGCTGCGACATTGAACGTCGGCGCAGCCCACACAATCCCGGAATTCTCACCGCGAATGCTCGCTGCAGAGGTTCGTCAGTTGTCCCAAGTGAGCTACGGGCGCGCCGCGTGGGCCATCGCCCTCCAATGGATCGTCATCGCTGGCTCGCTTGCCCTCGCGCTGCACTTCCGTCATTGGGCGGTGTGGCTGGTGGCCGGAGCGGTCATCGCCACGCGTCAGACCGCCCTCGGGGTATTGATGCACGAAGCTGCGCACTACCATTTGTCGTCCCGCAAATGGCTCAATGACTGGATGGGAGATCTCCTGTGCGCATTGCCGATCTACATGACGACCGTTGGCTATCGGTACGAACACATGCGGCACCATCTGCACACAAACACTCCTGAGGATCCCACTTGGGAAAAAACGCAGCTGGATAGGGATCTCCTGGTGTTCCCCCAAGGGGCGCTCAAAACATTTCGAGTCTTTCTCTTCGACCTGTTGGGCCTGCACATCCCGCGTATGATGCGCTACCTCCGCTCGCGAACATATCTCCACAGGCTGGTGACGGGCGACCCGCCGCGGCTCAGCGCAGCCGAGCATGTACGGTGGTTTCTTTTTCACGCCGCGCTGATCACTCTTCTTGCCGTGACCGGCGGCTGGATTCCCTACCTGCTGCTCTGGCTGGTACCCAGCATGACCTTGGGGACGGTGCTTTTCCGCATCCGCATCCTTGCCGAACATCCCGCCACCAAGGCGGTCGATGAAATTCAAGATACTCGATTTGTCGAAGGGACCGTGTTGGAGCGCCTCAGCATCGCCCCGCTGAACATCAACTATCACCTGGAGCATCATCTCTTCCCCTCCGTGCCGTGCCATCACCTGCCGGCACTTCACAAGCTGCTGGTTGCTCATGGCATTTACAGACCGGGGCAGAATCACTTCCGCTCGTACCTCGGTCTGCGTGAAGGCATCCTGGGATGGCTCATCGGACGGGGGCGCGTTCTTCCGGCAACACCCGGGCCCCATGACAAAGACGCGTGATCAACCGAACAGCCTGGATGACGCTACTTGATGGGCGATGTTTTCACCCAGGCATTCACGAACGTATCACTTCGGTGCCTGAATCTTCAGATGCCGCGCCCGCGGAAAGTTCCAGCCCTTGGGCACATCATGATAACCAATCCACAACTCACCGGGGCTGCCCTCAATGATGAAAGGATAGGTCGTACTTTTTCCGCGCGCGACAGCCACGGGCGGTGACCACGTGCTGCCTTCATCTGCAGACACGGCAACATACAGCTCGCGGCGATTCTTCGCCTTCTTGTTCCACACAAGTGCGATGCGGTCATCGCTCAGGCGTGTCATATGACCTGGAGCAGAAGGTGCCTCGATGCCGCCTGCCTTCGCGGGCGTCCACGTCGCGCCACCATCAGCAGAATAGGAATCCCAGAACTGACCTCGCGTGGTGCGGATGAGCATCCACACGCGACCGTCCTTGAGTTCGAGCAGGCCGGGCTCAAGCGCCCCCTCATGATCACCAGCGCCGCCGATATCAATGGGCGCGCCGAGGGTCCAAGTCTTGCCGCCATCTGCCGAGATGGACACGCGACTTACCAGCCTGCCAGGGTCATTCACATAGTGGGAGTAGGGGACCATGATTTTTCCATCCTTGGTTTCAATCGCTCCATTCGTCGCGCCGCTGTAGCCATCGAAGATAGGTTGGGGAGTGGTCCAGGTCTTGCCGTCATCGGTACTGCGGGCGGTGTACACATCGCTCTGTGCTTCCGGTGTGGGATTGAGGTCCTTCCACTTCCACGTTTTGAAGGCGAGGTAGAAGATGTGGAGGGTGCCATCCTTGGTCCGCAATACAGAGGGATGCGAGGCCTGGCAGTCCGCATTCCGTGCGATCTCCTGCTCAGTGGACCAGGTCTTGCCCCCGTCTTTCGTCACGCGTGCCGCGATCCACGTCTGGCCTGCCTTCGCGTAGTAGCTGGAGGGCGTGGAGTACACCGCCATCATGGAGCCATCGCTGAGCTTGGTGAGGCCGCAACCCAGTAGCACCTTGTCGCCAGCGGCATCGAGTGAAATATCCGTGCACTCCGGGCCAATCTCCACGGTCTCTCCGCTGGACTTCCATACGGGGCCTGGCTGGATGCCAAGAGGCGCTGCCTTCTCCGTGGCGAGGATGCGCTCGCGCAGTAAGCGAGCCACCAGGCGATGGCCCTCATCATTGGGGTGCATGCCATCCAGCAGGAGCTTGTCGATTTCAAGTTTCTCCTCTTGCGCCTTGTCACGATACGCGAGTTGCGTGTCGATGAAGCGTATTTCATGCGCCTGGGCCACCTTGGCCGCAGCCTCGTTGTATTTCACCAGCGGCCCATTGAAGCCGTCTGCATTGCCCGGGTCATAGGGCGGCTTGCCGTACATCTTCTTGAGCTGATCCGTCCAGCGTAGGGGATTGGGACCCATGACGATGACCTGGGCACCGCTGTCCTTCAGTGTCTTCACGAAGTGGTTCAGATTCTCCGTGTAACGTTCCAGCTTCACACGTGGCTCCGTCGCCGGCGGTGTCTTCCACACATCCACCGCGGCGTCGTTGATGCCGAACTGGAGAACCACCAGCTTCGGCTTGTAAGCGAGCACGTCCTTCTCAAACCGCTTCCGCGCCATCTCGGTGGTATTCCCCCCGATGCCGGCATTGATGACGTTCACATTCCGCAGCTCCTCCTGTAGAATCGCGGAGTAAACGGTCAGGTTGCCGCGCGGAGCGGTGGTGGAATCGCCAAAGGCCACGACCGTGACCGGTTCCGCCGCAGGACTGGCGCTTGAGAAAAGTGCGCTGGTGAGGACGGCCGCGGCGAAAGCCGTCAGGTGGCGGGTAGGCGAAAGGAGGGGACGTTTGCTCATGGTCGGTGCAAAAATGAGGTGAACTGGCTCACGGCGATGCCTGTGTACGTCCCGATGAGGGGTTCACTTTCGTTCTGGAAAAACGGCAAACCTGCGTTTCCCCGTTGCATTATGGCCACATTGAGGCGACCGCTACCTTCCCCCTCGCCCACAGCGGGGCGAGAGGCAGAAAAAAGAGCAGTCATGGTTAAGCTCGAGAGCATCATTTCCGGTGGCCAAACAGCCGCCGATCGCGCCGCATTGGATTGGGCGATTAAAAACAGCATTCCTCACGGCGGCTGGTGCCCCAAAGGCCGCCCAGCCATTGATGGCAGCCTGGACGACAAGTATCAGCTCAAGGAGACTCCTTCAGAGGAGGGAATGGAGCGCATCGAGTGGAATGTGCGTGACGCTGACGCCACCGTCGTCTTCACCATGGCTGAGAAGGCTACTGGTGGTTCGCAGAAAACCCTCTCCATCGCCCGCAAGCTGAAGAAGCCTTGCCTGCATCTTCACCGAGGTATGCTCGCCGCTTCGGAGAAGCTCGTGACCTTCCTGGAAAAGCACTACGTGCGACGCCTCCACATCGCCGCTGCCCGTGAGTCCAAGGAGCCCGGGCTGGAAGGCTGGGTGGCCATGACCTTGGACAAGGCCAAGCGCCTCATTGACGAGCGTTCTGCCGGACTTTGACCTCACATGTGCGCCACTTGTTGGCGAAGCTGTCTGGTAAATACGGACTCAAGGTGGGGCAAGAGGGCTTGAGCTACCTCACATTCACTTGAGAATCTCACCATTTGCTTCCTAGACTGGGCACTGCTTTCTGAGCTCGCGTCCCCGCTCCGCTTCTTTTTCCCATGCTACTCATGTCCGACTCCCTTCCTCCGCTCCGCAGCCCGCTCGACCTTGAGCGTGTGCTGGAGTTTGAATTTGTGCGCGCCACTGAGAACGCCGCGCTCCAGGCCATCCACTACCTCGGACGTGGTGAGAAGGAGAAAGCAGATGCCGCAGCCTGCGCTGCCATCGCAGGTGTCTTCGACATTCTCGACATCAAGGGCGAGGTCGTCATCGGTGAAGGCATCAAGGATGAGGCGCCCGGCATCTTCATCGGTGAGCAGCTTGGCACCTGGCGCGATGGAGCACCGCGGTTTGATATTGCATTGGATCCCATCGACGGCACTTCGAATATCGCAAAGGGCATGCCGAATAGCATCTCGGTGATCGCAGCCGCACAGATTCCCGTGGGTGCACCGCATGCCATGCGGGATCTGCCCAGCTTCTACAGCCACAAGATTGCCTTCGGTCCCGCCGTGAAGCAGTTGCTCAATGGCAGCGGCCGCAATCTGCTGGACATGCCCATGAAAGACACGCTGCAGTTCATTGCCGATGCCCTGGGCAAGAGGGTGGGGGAGTTGGTGGTCTGCACCATGGATCGTCCGCGTCACGACACCATCATCAAGCAAGTCCGTGAAGCCGGCGCCGCGCTGCGCATGATTTCGGACGGCGACATCACCGCTGCGGTTGCTCCTTCCATGCCCGGCTCCGGTGTGGACGTGTACATTGGCATGGGCGGCTCACCTGAAGGTGTGCTGGCCGCCGCCGCGCTGAAGTGCCTGGGTGGTGACATGCAGCTTCGCATGTGGTTCGACAAGACCCGCCACGAGGCCCACTTCAACGAAGTTTCCGGCAGTCTCTCCAAGGAGGAACTCGAGCGTGTGTACCAGGTGGATGATCTGGTGATTGGCGAGAGTGCGCTCTTCTGCGCCACCGGCATCAGCGACAGCCCGCTGCTGCCCGGCGTGAAGATCACCGGTCATCGCGCCGAGACGCACTCCGTTCTCATGCGTGCCCGCAGCGGCACGGTGCGTCACATCACAGCGACACACAACCTGGATCGGAAGCTCATCCCGATGCGCCCGAGCTTTGCGAAGCTGATGTAGAGCGCTGTGTCCTTCCTCTCGCTTAGCGCGAGGGGAAGATGCTCCCCGGATTGTTCGTGAGTGGCGCCATGCGGGGCGTCAGCGGCCCCATGGCAGGCACTCCAAAGGGTACTGGTGGTCTGTAGATGTGAGGATATCTCACACCATGATAGTGAATGGTGTCCGTGGCCGGTGCAATGACCGTGCCGTCGTGGTGATGGCGGCGATGGTGCCAGTCGCGGTCGAACCACCTCCCTCCGAAGAATCCGTCCCGGCGGCCCCATTCATTGAAGTAGGGATAGTAGCTGGAGGAGAGCAAGCCGGGGAACACTCCATAGCCATATCCGTAGCCACCCATCAGCGTCGCTTCTTGCTGCATGGCTTGAAGATTGAGTCTCGCCGTCTCCGCTGCGTGAGACTGGGCTTCGGCACGGGCCACCTCCTTGCGGTATTCCCACATCATCTGGCGCTTCACCTTCAGGTTCTCCGCGCGCTCCTTCTC contains these protein-coding regions:
- a CDS encoding ABC transporter ATP-binding protein → MIATLDLPDYRTQTPAVAERFAKLKQRPPVLSVRGLEKRFPSPQGEVTALKNINFDVHRREFMCVVGQSGCGKSTLIRMLAGLETPSGGELLVDGKPVRGPGRDRGMVFQGYTLFPWLTVKANVMFGPLMAGKAKYTAESEARQWIELVGLSKFEDAYPHQLSGGMKQRVAIARALANEPRILLMDEPFGALDAQTRAQMQSYLLQIWKNIDITILFITHDLDEAVYLSDRVLVLEARPGRVKEIIEVPVPRPRDFSQIALPEFMATKNRLQELIHPESERKEDKLPMLRLTTVGDDVE
- a CDS encoding fatty acid desaturase family protein, with amino-acid sequence MLAAEVRQLSQVSYGRAAWAIALQWIVIAGSLALALHFRHWAVWLVAGAVIATRQTALGVLMHEAAHYHLSSRKWLNDWMGDLLCALPIYMTTVGYRYEHMRHHLHTNTPEDPTWEKTQLDRDLLVFPQGALKTFRVFLFDLLGLHIPRMMRYLRSRTYLHRLVTGDPPRLSAAEHVRWFLFHAALITLLAVTGGWIPYLLLWLVPSMTLGTVLFRIRILAEHPATKAVDEIQDTRFVEGTVLERLSIAPLNINYHLEHHLFPSVPCHHLPALHKLLVAHGIYRPGQNHFRSYLGLREGILGWLIGRGRVLPATPGPHDKDA
- a CDS encoding exo-alpha-sialidase; translated protein: MSKRPLLSPTRHLTAFAAAVLTSALFSSASPAAEPVTVVAFGDSTTAPRGNLTVYSAILQEELRNVNVINAGIGGNTTEMARKRFEKDVLAYKPKLVVLQFGINDAAVDVWKTPPATEPRVKLERYTENLNHFVKTLKDSGAQVIVMGPNPLRWTDQLKKMYGKPPYDPGNADGFNGPLVKYNEAAAKVAQAHEIRFIDTQLAYRDKAQEEKLEIDKLLLDGMHPNDEGHRLVARLLRERILATEKAAPLGIQPGPVWKSSGETVEIGPECTDISLDAAGDKVLLGCGLTKLSDGSMMAVYSTPSSYYAKAGQTWIAARVTKDGGKTWSTEQEIARNADCQASHPSVLRTKDGTLHIFYLAFKTWKWKDLNPTPEAQSDVYTARSTDDGKTWTTPQPIFDGYSGATNGAIETKDGKIMVPYSHYVNDPGRLVSRVSISADGGKTWTLGAPIDIGGAGDHEGALEPGLLELKDGRVWMLIRTTRGQFWDSYSADGGATWTPAKAGGIEAPSAPGHMTRLSDDRIALVWNKKAKNRRELYVAVSADEGSTWSPPVAVARGKSTTYPFIIEGSPGELWIGYHDVPKGWNFPRARHLKIQAPK
- a CDS encoding putative molybdenum carrier protein translates to MVKLESIISGGQTAADRAALDWAIKNSIPHGGWCPKGRPAIDGSLDDKYQLKETPSEEGMERIEWNVRDADATVVFTMAEKATGGSQKTLSIARKLKKPCLHLHRGMLAASEKLVTFLEKHYVRRLHIAAARESKEPGLEGWVAMTLDKAKRLIDERSAGL
- the glpX gene encoding class II fructose-bisphosphatase — translated: MSDSLPPLRSPLDLERVLEFEFVRATENAALQAIHYLGRGEKEKADAAACAAIAGVFDILDIKGEVVIGEGIKDEAPGIFIGEQLGTWRDGAPRFDIALDPIDGTSNIAKGMPNSISVIAAAQIPVGAPHAMRDLPSFYSHKIAFGPAVKQLLNGSGRNLLDMPMKDTLQFIADALGKRVGELVVCTMDRPRHDTIIKQVREAGAALRMISDGDITAAVAPSMPGSGVDVYIGMGGSPEGVLAAAALKCLGGDMQLRMWFDKTRHEAHFNEVSGSLSKEELERVYQVDDLVIGESALFCATGISDSPLLPGVKITGHRAETHSVLMRARSGTVRHITATHNLDRKLIPMRPSFAKLM